Proteins encoded together in one Coffea arabica cultivar ET-39 chromosome 2c, Coffea Arabica ET-39 HiFi, whole genome shotgun sequence window:
- the LOC113723747 gene encoding uncharacterized protein has translation MVSLRRRKNKQASASTSATDEEPQLPEGWRVVDHEKCNGEVVKCYTNVIGQKFFTMEDLMRYVAYAKREQISIYKPGFHPTQLAHTSSEDEWESLDPDSSSSEEEVDKRDELKAPTERPKEQALVAVSSKKLPSSSTQVSDHAVAVDKKLDEGATSSNKGKGVAKSLTKPVPLRSSRRLRGFGPEIIPEKAQESDVVEDKQQ, from the exons ATGGTTTCGCTCCGTCGGCGCAAAAATAAGCAAGCGAGCGCTAGTACTAGTGCTACTGATGAAGAGCCCCAACTACCGGAAGGATGGAGAGTTGTCGaccatgaaaaatgcaatggGGAAGTAGTAAAG TGTTACACAAATGTGATCGGCCAAAAATTTTTCACAATGGAAGATCTGATGAGATATGTGGCCTATGCTAAACGCGAGCAAATTTCCATCTATAAGCCT GGTTTTCATCCTACACAATTAGCTCATACCAGTTCAGAAGATGAGTGGGAATCCTTGGATCCAGATTCTTCATCATCAGAAGAAGAAGTAGACAAGAGAGATGAGCTCAAGGCCCCCACTGAACGT CCAAAGGAACAAGCTCTAGTTGCAGTATCCAGCAAGAAACTACCCAGCTCCAGCACCCAAGTCTCTGATCATG CCGTTGCAGTTGATAAAAAGCTGGATGAAGGTGCAACTTCATCAAACAAGGGAAAAGGCGTCGCTAAATCTTTGACTAAACCTGTTCCGCTAAGATCATCACGCAGGCTCCGCGGATTTGGTCCAGAGATTATCCCTGAAAAAGCTCAAGAATCTGACGTCGTGGAAGACAAGCAGCAGTGA
- the LOC113728021 gene encoding digalactosyldiacylglycerol synthase 2, chloroplastic-like, which produces MEKKQQHIAIFTTASLPWLTGTSVNPLFRAAYLAKDEGRKVTLVIPWLSLKDQKHVYPDNITYDSPAQQEKYVRQWLEDRTGFTSLLNIRFYPGKFSLEKRSILALGDITEVIPDEEADIAVLEEPEHLTWYHHGKRWKKKFRLVIGVVHTNYLEYVKREKNFFEAFLVKQINNWVVGIYCHRVIRLSAATQELPQSIICNVHGVNPKFLEIGKKKKEQLQNGDKAFTKGAYYIGKMVWNKGYKELLKLLRDHQKELAGLEVDLYGNGEDSAAVQESAKKLELAVRVHPGRDHADPLFHDYKVFLNPSTTDVVCTTTAEALAMGKTVVCANHPSNDFFKQFPNCKTYDNAKGFVEATNKALNDEPSPLTEDQLHELSWEAATERFLKAANLDAVPTKKLKKTPSKLYMSTSLNLRKNLEDASAMMHSLGTGFLNEKPDEEQRKELGLASPPKKRATYPGKWGF; this is translated from the exons ATGGAAAAGAAGCAGCAGCATATCGCAATATTTACTACTGCAAGTCTTCCTTGGTTAACTGGAACTTCCGTCAACCCTCTTTTCAGAGCTGCATATCTGGCAAAAGATGAGGGGAGAAAGGTCACCTTGGTGATTCCTTGGCTGTCTCTCAAAGATCAAAAACATGTGTATCCTGACAATATTACATACGATTCGCCTGCACAACAAGAGAAATATGTTCGCCAGTGGCTTGAAGACAGGACTGGATTCACATCACTTCTTAATATACGTTTTTATCCAGGCAAG TTCTCTCTAGAAAAAAGGAGCATTCTTGCATTAGGGGATATTACAGAAGTCATTCCAGATGAAGAGGCTGATATAGCAGTTCTTGAGGAGCCTGAGCATCTTACATGGTATCACCATGGGaagagatggaaaaaaaaattccgcCTAGTTATTGGAGTTGTTCATACCAATTACTTGGAATATGTGAAGAGAGAGAAGAATTTCTTTGAAGCATTTCTAGTGAAACAAATTAATAATTGGGTTGTTGGCATATACTGCCACAGG GTGATCAGGTTATCTGCTGCCACCCAGGAATTACCTCAATCTATCATCTGCAATGTCCATGGGGTCAACCCAAAGTTCCTTGAAATtggcaagaaaaagaaagaacaactGCAGAATGGAGACAAGGCCTTCACCAAGGGTGCCTACTACATTGGGAAGATGGTTTGGAATAAAGGCTACAAGGAGCTTCTGAAACTTCTCCGTGATCATCAGAAAGAATTAGCTGGTCTTGAGGTTGACTTATATGGTAATGGAGAGGATTCAGCTGCAGTTCAAGAAAGTGCCAAGAAGCTAGAGTTAGCAGTTAGGGTTCACCCTGGTCGTGATCATGCTGATCCTTTGTTTCATGA CTACAAGGTATTCTTGAATCCAAGCACAACAGACGTGGTCTGCACAACCACAGCTGAAGCTTTAGCAATGGGCAAAACAGTTGTCTGTGCCAATCATCCTTCGAATGACTTCTTCAAGCAGTTCCCAAACTGCAAAACATATGATAATGCTAAAGGATTTGTCGAAGCTACAAACAAAGCATTAAATGATGAGCCTTCTCCATTAACTGAGGACCAACTACACGAGCTTTCTTGGGAGGCTGCAACAGAGCGGTTTCTAAAAGCTGCAAATCTGGATGCTGTGCCGACAAAAAAGCTGAAAAAGACACCTTCAAAACTATACATGTCCACATCTTTGAATTTGCGGAAGAACCTTGAGGATGCATCAGCAATGATGCACTCTCTGGGAACTGGATTTCTAAATGAAAAACCGGATGAAGAGCAACGTAAAGAGCTTGGCTTGGCTTCACCTCCAAAAAAACGCGCAACTTATCCTGGGAAATGGGGCTTCTGA
- the LOC113728023 gene encoding uncharacterized protein isoform X1, with translation MLMGHAERLPNLGSSKDLLLADPVSEFDGDEEAAEIPETPTNILYVASFEELATKIVQYEVIIWVLISALLVLAWGVGILMLIYLPYKRYVLKKDMASRKLYVTPNEIVYKVSRPSFIPFWGEISIEKRVPLHLVIDIIVEQGCLQSRYGIHTFRVESVARGRAAPVDELQVQGVYNPGQLRKVIVTQASKTIQEVGRSWKATVNNVEGENMFRMESSIDSLAVMKSPSRSSKMVGSPHHTIMEHRGVVPADMLLNKLEEVSKSVKNIEFLMEKSQAS, from the exons ATGCTGATGGGTCACGCTGAGAGGTTGCCAAACTTGGGTTCATCAAAAGATTTGCTGCTTGCTGACCCTGTATCTGAATTTGATGGGGATGAAGAAGCAGCTGAGATACCAGAAACACCTACGAATATACTGTATGTAGCCTCTTTTGAAGAACTTGCTACGAAGATTGTTCAGTATGAAGTGATTATATGGGTATTGATATCTGCGTTGCTGGTTTTAGCTTGGGGTGTTGGAATTCTTATGTTGATCTACCTCCCATATAAAAGATATGTGCTTAAGAAGGATATGGCATCTCGCAAACTTTATGTTACACCTAATGAAATCGTTTATAAG GTATCAAGACCTTCATTTATTCCTTTTTGGGGAGAGATAAGTATTGAAAAGCGTGTGCCTCTGCATTTAGTGATCGATATTATCGTTGAACAAG GTTGCTTGCAATCTAGGTATGGGATCCATACCTTTAGAGTTGAAAGTGTAGCACGTGGAAGAGCAGCTCCTGTAGATGAACTGCAGGTGCAAGGGGTTTATAACCCTGGACAATTAAGGAAG GTCATTGTAACACAAGCTTCAAAAACTATACAAGAAGTTGGCAGAAGTTGGAAGGCCACTGTTAACAATGTTGAAGGTGAAAATATGTTTCGCATGGAATCGTCGATTGACAGTCTTGCAGTGATGAAATCGCCATCTAGAAGTTCAAAG ATGGTTGGTTCCCCTCACCATACGATAATGGAGCACAGAGGTGTGGTACCTGCAGATATGCTGCTGAATAAGCTTGAAGAAGTCTCTAAATCTGTAAAG AATATCGAGTTCCTCATGGAAAAGTCCCAAGCCTCGTAA
- the LOC113728023 gene encoding uncharacterized protein isoform X2 has translation MGMKKQLRYQKHLRIYSWGVGILMLIYLPYKRYVLKKDMASRKLYVTPNEIVYKVSRPSFIPFWGEISIEKRVPLHLVIDIIVEQGCLQSRYGIHTFRVESVARGRAAPVDELQVQGVYNPGQLRKVIVTQASKTIQEVGRSWKATVNNVEGENMFRMESSIDSLAVMKSPSRSSKMVGSPHHTIMEHRGVVPADMLLNKLEEVSKSVKNIEFLMEKSQAS, from the exons ATGGGGATGAAGAAGCAGCTGAGATACCAGAAACACCTACGAATATACT CTTGGGGTGTTGGAATTCTTATGTTGATCTACCTCCCATATAAAAGATATGTGCTTAAGAAGGATATGGCATCTCGCAAACTTTATGTTACACCTAATGAAATCGTTTATAAG GTATCAAGACCTTCATTTATTCCTTTTTGGGGAGAGATAAGTATTGAAAAGCGTGTGCCTCTGCATTTAGTGATCGATATTATCGTTGAACAAG GTTGCTTGCAATCTAGGTATGGGATCCATACCTTTAGAGTTGAAAGTGTAGCACGTGGAAGAGCAGCTCCTGTAGATGAACTGCAGGTGCAAGGGGTTTATAACCCTGGACAATTAAGGAAG GTCATTGTAACACAAGCTTCAAAAACTATACAAGAAGTTGGCAGAAGTTGGAAGGCCACTGTTAACAATGTTGAAGGTGAAAATATGTTTCGCATGGAATCGTCGATTGACAGTCTTGCAGTGATGAAATCGCCATCTAGAAGTTCAAAG ATGGTTGGTTCCCCTCACCATACGATAATGGAGCACAGAGGTGTGGTACCTGCAGATATGCTGCTGAATAAGCTTGAAGAAGTCTCTAAATCTGTAAAG AATATCGAGTTCCTCATGGAAAAGTCCCAAGCCTCGTAA
- the LOC113728024 gene encoding uncharacterized protein isoform X2, with protein MSSNKKKVLIVGGAGYLGQHLLQGFSENQETSQYALAFTHYTSPPPQPLLDAIPQALPFHVDLRTGDGFDAISQKFGHPDIVVNCAALSVPRACEMDPAGAMSINVPSALVKWMSSFNNSNALLIHMSTDQVYEGTKSFYKEEDETLPVNVYGKSKVAAEQFIRTSCSNFTILRSSIIYGPQTVSPVPKSLPIQWIDSVLAKGETIQFFYDEYRCPVYVKDLVHIIQALSIRWISEGKPMQLVVNIGGPDRVSRVQMAEAVAHVGGHKTSLINPVSALSVG; from the exons atGAGCAGCAATAAGAAGAAAGTGTTAATAGTAGGAGGCGCTGGCTACTTAGGCCAGCACCTATTACAAGGCTTCTCTGAAAATCAAGAAACATCACAATATGCCTTAGCATTCACGCATTACACAAGCCCTCCACCGCAGCCATTGCTGGATGCCATTCCTCAAGCTCTCCCCTTTCATGTCGATTTACGTACTGGTGATGGGTTTGATGCCATCTCCCAGAAATTCGGGCAT CCTGATATAGTGGTTAATTGTGCTGCCCTTTCTGTTCCTCGTGCTTGTGAGATGGATCCTGCTGGTGCCATGTCTATAAATGTGCCTTCTGCTCTTGTTAAATGGATGTCGAGCTTCAATAATAGCAATGCTCTTCTCATTCATATGTCAACTGATCAAG ttTATGAAGGAACCAAATCCTTCTACAAGGAAGAAGATGAAACTCTTCCTGTGAATGTTTATGGGAAATCCAAAGTGGCAGCTGAGCAATTTATACGAACAAGCTGCTCAAACTTTACCATTTTGAGGAGCAGTATCATATATGGGCCACAAACAGTCTCACCTGTTCCAAAGTCGCTTCCAATTCAG TGGATAGATAGTGTCCTTGCCAAGGGTGAAACGATTCAATTTTTCTATGATGAGTACCGTTGCCCTGTTTATGTCAAGGACCTTGTGCATATTATACAAGCTTTGAGCATCAGATGGATCTCAG AGGGCAAGCCAATGCAATTGGTGGTAAATATTGGTGGGCCAGATAGGGTGTCCAGGGTTCAAATGGCTGAGGCTGTTGCTCATGTTGGAGGCCACAAGACCTCATTAATCAATCCGGTCTCTGCATTGTCGGTAG gTTGA
- the LOC113728024 gene encoding uncharacterized protein isoform X1 produces the protein MSSNKKKVLIVGGAGYLGQHLLQGFSENQETSQYALAFTHYTSPPPQPLLDAIPQALPFHVDLRTGDGFDAISQKFGHPDIVVNCAALSVPRACEMDPAGAMSINVPSALVKWMSSFNNSNALLIHMSTDQVYEGTKSFYKEEDETLPVNVYGKSKVAAEQFIRTSCSNFTILRSSIIYGPQTVSPVPKSLPIQWIDSVLAKGETIQFFYDEYRCPVYVKDLVHIIQALSIRWISEGKPMQLVVNIGGPDRVSRVQMAEAVAHVGGHKTSLINPVSALSVDRGVNSPSDISMDITKLIQTVGISPITFTDGVRLTLEC, from the exons atGAGCAGCAATAAGAAGAAAGTGTTAATAGTAGGAGGCGCTGGCTACTTAGGCCAGCACCTATTACAAGGCTTCTCTGAAAATCAAGAAACATCACAATATGCCTTAGCATTCACGCATTACACAAGCCCTCCACCGCAGCCATTGCTGGATGCCATTCCTCAAGCTCTCCCCTTTCATGTCGATTTACGTACTGGTGATGGGTTTGATGCCATCTCCCAGAAATTCGGGCAT CCTGATATAGTGGTTAATTGTGCTGCCCTTTCTGTTCCTCGTGCTTGTGAGATGGATCCTGCTGGTGCCATGTCTATAAATGTGCCTTCTGCTCTTGTTAAATGGATGTCGAGCTTCAATAATAGCAATGCTCTTCTCATTCATATGTCAACTGATCAAG ttTATGAAGGAACCAAATCCTTCTACAAGGAAGAAGATGAAACTCTTCCTGTGAATGTTTATGGGAAATCCAAAGTGGCAGCTGAGCAATTTATACGAACAAGCTGCTCAAACTTTACCATTTTGAGGAGCAGTATCATATATGGGCCACAAACAGTCTCACCTGTTCCAAAGTCGCTTCCAATTCAG TGGATAGATAGTGTCCTTGCCAAGGGTGAAACGATTCAATTTTTCTATGATGAGTACCGTTGCCCTGTTTATGTCAAGGACCTTGTGCATATTATACAAGCTTTGAGCATCAGATGGATCTCAG AGGGCAAGCCAATGCAATTGGTGGTAAATATTGGTGGGCCAGATAGGGTGTCCAGGGTTCAAATGGCTGAGGCTGTTGCTCATGTTGGAGGCCACAAGACCTCATTAATCAATCCGGTCTCTGCATTGTCG gTTGATCGTGGTGTCAATTCCCCTTCTGACATATCCATGGATATCACTAAACTGATTCAGACAGTTGGTATCTCTCCTATTACGTTTACAGATGGTGTCAGATTGACTCTTGAATGCTAA
- the LOC113728025 gene encoding NAD-dependent malic enzyme 59 kDa isoform, mitochondrial-like isoform X1, producing MMWRRVVARSAAAASSVRDLRRFSTAAATSIPGPCIVHKRGADILHDPWFNKDTGFPATERDRLGLRGLLPPRVISFEQQYARFMESYRSLEKNTQGQKDDFIALSKWRILNRLHDRNETLYYRVLINNIKDFAPVIYTPTVGLVCQNYSGLFRRPRGMYFSAKDKGEMMSMIYNWPAHEVDMIVLTDGSRILGLGDLGVQGIGIPIGKLDMYVAAAGINPQRILPVMLDVGTNNQKLLKDRLYLGLREPRLEGEEYLSIVDEFMEAVHARWPKAIVQFEDFQMKWAFETLQRYRQRFCMFNDDIQGTAGVALAGLLGTVRAQGRPLTDFANQKIVVVGAGSAGLGVLNMALQAVSRMAGPVANPHFFLLDKNGLITNERNDIDPAAAPFAKTHEEIKSFGLQEGASLIEVVKKVKPHVLLGLSGVGGLFNEEVLKAMRESDSIKPAIFAMSNPTTNAECTARDAFKHAGEQIVFGSGSPFEHVDLGNGKIGHVNQANNMYLFPGIGLGALVSGARFITDGMLQAAAECLASYMTDEEIQRGILYPSIDSIRDITAEVGAAVLRAAVAEELAEGYHDVGTKELVSMSKEETVEYVKRNMWDPVYSPLVHEK from the exons ATGATGTGGAGGAGAGTGGTGGCTCGATCTGCTGCTGCGGCGTCGAGTGTCCGCGATTTGCGGAGGTTCTCGACGGCAGCTGCGACATCGATACCAGGACCTTGTATCGTGCACAAGCGCGGTGCTGATATTCTTCATGATCCCTGGTTTAATAAG gATACAGGTTTCCCTGCAACAGAAAGAGATCGACTAGGTCTCCGCGGTCTTCTCCCTCCTCGTGTCATATCATTTGAACAGCAGTATGCTCGTTTCA TGGAATCATATCGATCCTTGGAGAAGAATACTCAGGGACAGAAAGATGATTTCATAGCTCTATCAAAATGGCGGATCCTGAATAGGTTACACGACAGAAATGAGACATTGTACTATCGT GTTCTCATTAATAACATTAAAGATTTTGCTCCAGTAATATACACTCCAACAGTAGGACTAGTTTGTCAAAATTATTCTGGGTTGTTTAGGCGCCCACGTGGAATGTACTTCAGTGCCAAGGACAAGGGAGAGATGATGTCCATGATATATAACTGGCCTGCTCATGAG GTTGACATGATTGTGCTGACAGATGGCAGTCGAATACTTGGGCTGGGTGACCTTGGAGTTCAGGGAATTGGTATACCCATTGGAAaacttgatatgtatgttgCTGCTGCGGGAATCAATCCACAACGA ATATTGCCAGTTATGCTGGATGTGGGTACTAACAATCAGAAGCTCCTTAAGGATCGACTCT ATTTAGGACTGCGAGAACCAAGGTTGGAAGGAGAAGAGTATTTATCTATAGTTGATGAATTCATGGAAGCTGTCCATGCACGTTGGCCAAAGGCTATTGTGCAg TTTGAGGATTTCCAAATGAAGTGGGCGTTTGAAACACTGCAACGCTACCGGCAAAGGTTTTGTATGTTTAATGATGACATACAG GGTACAGCAGGTGTTGCACTGGCTGGCCTACTTGGAACTGTTAGGGCACAAGGTCGTCCATTAACTGATTTTGCAAATCAAAAAATAGTTGTTGTTGGAGCTGGAAG TGCTGGGCTTGGTGTACTTAACATGGCATTGCAGGCTGTTTCAAGAATGGCAGGGCCAGTGGCAAATCCTCACTTTTTCCTGCTTGACAAAAAT GGTCTAATTACAAATGAGAGGAACGATATTGATCCAGCAGCTGCTCCATTTGCTAAAACGCATGAAGAGATCAAGAGCTTTGGACTTCAAGAGGGAGCAAGTCTGATTGAAGTG GTCAAAAAGGTCAAGCCTCACGTGCTTCTCGGTTTGTCTGGTGTTGGAGGTCTTTTCAATGAAGAG GTGCTTAAGGCAATGCGAGAATCTGATTCCATTAAACCTGCTATTTTTGCAATGTCCAATCCTACCACTAATG CTGAATGCACTGCTAGGGATGCTTTCAAGCATGCTGGTGAACAGATAGTCTTTGGAAGTGGCAGCCCTTTTGAACATGTTGATCTTG GTAATGGAAAAATTGGCCATGTGAATCAAGCAAATAACATGTACCTGTTTCCTGG GATCGGGTTGGGAGCTCTTGTATCTGGTGCTCGCTTTATTACTGATGGGATGCTGCAAGCAGCTGCAGAATG CCTTGCTTCTTATATGACTGATGAAGAAATTCAGAGAGGAATCTTGTATCCATCTATTGACAG CATTCGGGATATTACAGCAGAGGTTGGAGCAGCAGTTTTGCGAGCAGCTGTTGCTGAAGAGCTAGCAGAAGGATATCATGATGTGGGAACAAAAGAGCTAGTAAGCATGTCAAAG
- the LOC113728025 gene encoding NAD-dependent malic enzyme 59 kDa isoform, mitochondrial-like isoform X2: MMWRRVVARSAAAASSVRDLRRFSTAAATSIPGPCIVHKRGADILHDPWFNKDTGFPATERDRLGLRGLLPPRVISFEQQYARFMESYRSLEKNTQGQKDDFIALSKWRILNRLHDRNETLYYRVLINNIKDFAPVIYTPTVGLVCQNYSGLFRRPRGMYFSAKDKGEMMSMIYNWPAHEVDMIVLTDGSRILGLGDLGVQGIGIPIGKLDMYVAAAGINPQRILPVMLDVGTNNQKLLKDRLYLGLREPRLEGEEYLSIVDEFMEAVHARWPKAIVQFEDFQMKWAFETLQRYRQRFCMFNDDIQGTAGVALAGLLGTVRAQGRPLTDFANQKIVVVGAGSAGLGVLNMALQAVSRMAGPVANPHFFLLDKNGLITNERNDIDPAAAPFAKTHEEIKSFGLQEGASLIEVVKKVKPHVLLGLSGVGGLFNEEVLKAMRESDSIKPAIFAMSNPTTNAECTARDAFKHAGEQIVFGSGSPFEHVDLGNGKIGHVNQANNMYLFPGIGLGALVSGARFITDGMLQAAAECLASYMTDEEIQRGILYPSIDRLRQSGVCIGNY; the protein is encoded by the exons ATGATGTGGAGGAGAGTGGTGGCTCGATCTGCTGCTGCGGCGTCGAGTGTCCGCGATTTGCGGAGGTTCTCGACGGCAGCTGCGACATCGATACCAGGACCTTGTATCGTGCACAAGCGCGGTGCTGATATTCTTCATGATCCCTGGTTTAATAAG gATACAGGTTTCCCTGCAACAGAAAGAGATCGACTAGGTCTCCGCGGTCTTCTCCCTCCTCGTGTCATATCATTTGAACAGCAGTATGCTCGTTTCA TGGAATCATATCGATCCTTGGAGAAGAATACTCAGGGACAGAAAGATGATTTCATAGCTCTATCAAAATGGCGGATCCTGAATAGGTTACACGACAGAAATGAGACATTGTACTATCGT GTTCTCATTAATAACATTAAAGATTTTGCTCCAGTAATATACACTCCAACAGTAGGACTAGTTTGTCAAAATTATTCTGGGTTGTTTAGGCGCCCACGTGGAATGTACTTCAGTGCCAAGGACAAGGGAGAGATGATGTCCATGATATATAACTGGCCTGCTCATGAG GTTGACATGATTGTGCTGACAGATGGCAGTCGAATACTTGGGCTGGGTGACCTTGGAGTTCAGGGAATTGGTATACCCATTGGAAaacttgatatgtatgttgCTGCTGCGGGAATCAATCCACAACGA ATATTGCCAGTTATGCTGGATGTGGGTACTAACAATCAGAAGCTCCTTAAGGATCGACTCT ATTTAGGACTGCGAGAACCAAGGTTGGAAGGAGAAGAGTATTTATCTATAGTTGATGAATTCATGGAAGCTGTCCATGCACGTTGGCCAAAGGCTATTGTGCAg TTTGAGGATTTCCAAATGAAGTGGGCGTTTGAAACACTGCAACGCTACCGGCAAAGGTTTTGTATGTTTAATGATGACATACAG GGTACAGCAGGTGTTGCACTGGCTGGCCTACTTGGAACTGTTAGGGCACAAGGTCGTCCATTAACTGATTTTGCAAATCAAAAAATAGTTGTTGTTGGAGCTGGAAG TGCTGGGCTTGGTGTACTTAACATGGCATTGCAGGCTGTTTCAAGAATGGCAGGGCCAGTGGCAAATCCTCACTTTTTCCTGCTTGACAAAAAT GGTCTAATTACAAATGAGAGGAACGATATTGATCCAGCAGCTGCTCCATTTGCTAAAACGCATGAAGAGATCAAGAGCTTTGGACTTCAAGAGGGAGCAAGTCTGATTGAAGTG GTCAAAAAGGTCAAGCCTCACGTGCTTCTCGGTTTGTCTGGTGTTGGAGGTCTTTTCAATGAAGAG GTGCTTAAGGCAATGCGAGAATCTGATTCCATTAAACCTGCTATTTTTGCAATGTCCAATCCTACCACTAATG CTGAATGCACTGCTAGGGATGCTTTCAAGCATGCTGGTGAACAGATAGTCTTTGGAAGTGGCAGCCCTTTTGAACATGTTGATCTTG GTAATGGAAAAATTGGCCATGTGAATCAAGCAAATAACATGTACCTGTTTCCTGG GATCGGGTTGGGAGCTCTTGTATCTGGTGCTCGCTTTATTACTGATGGGATGCTGCAAGCAGCTGCAGAATG CCTTGCTTCTTATATGACTGATGAAGAAATTCAGAGAGGAATCTTGTATCCATCTATTGACAG GCTACGACAAAGTGGAGTTTGCATTGGAAACTATTAA